One window of Cohnella hashimotonis genomic DNA carries:
- a CDS encoding glycosyl hydrolase yields the protein MNPSEFKEPAVEFRPVPFWSWNGGLTPERLRTQISQMREAGVGGFFMHARNGLKTGYLDEDWFDCVRLCIEEADRLGMKAWIYDEKGWPSGFAGGIIPSLGREYRAKALVMLPERREDDEICRLLEVYEADGAIQYLYEWIQPLGDARFEGASYVDLLDTRVTEAFIERTHRHYEARFGSSFGRTVPGVFSDEACALLWLNPDVPALPWTTGLDALFFEKYGYSLLPRLHALFLPEGDYRSVRYDYWSLVVELFAERFSKVLYDWCDSRGLLYTGHLMAEDRLVYQMEWVGDVMRQYEYMHIPGMDHLGRYFQVSRPEQQVQPYTTVLSAKQVTSVANQLGRERALSELFACAGQGFELSRQKWMTDWHLIHGINLFSPHLLPYSMEGEGKRDYPPTLGPQQPWWGDYRLLTDYQARMSYALTRGKRIAPVLVIHPIESAFELYSPLDHSLVPELNAALEKLSLQLLDAHLNFDYGNEHLLDKYGSVSGEGLRIKEAVYQAVIIPACTRLRKSTVRLLEQLAERGFPIFCEDGTDTRIPQGPGDDGVPESSMLPEQLRQLPLLPFSIDRLSTQVPQSIVVEGEDGGTIWLHERETGSQRLYFLANMSEKKRIRVELKIAFAANLFEWNAETGEVLPIPARTEGNRTEVEWIFEPRGTLLLGATPQAGEEGVAGYPNNSAEERFTIPLDSAPVPLQPNVLLLDRFSRYEENAALWSAPLPLAEWIHAGSAGDPDTRFLAEVQLGEAMPELQLQLVVERHQALEVRWNGCPLITDGSTWIDPDWLCYQVPSGLMRKGSNEVEARLGVRDGAGHMENMYVIGDFSVLLTDGKVPILQRAQGTIKDPTGDVSEQGYPFYAGSMAFGFSLDEMERHRGQERPPGKWLLRLTRPQAGSIRLYVNGILNGARAWEPWEWDITEHWTGQDCRFEFKIMGSLRNLIGPHHLADDEAINFLTPSHFFDRSGWTDRYVLKPLAIGELELVYREISQCQ from the coding sequence GTGAATCCATCCGAATTCAAGGAGCCGGCAGTCGAGTTCCGCCCCGTTCCGTTCTGGTCGTGGAACGGCGGATTGACCCCCGAACGTCTGCGGACGCAAATCTCTCAAATGCGCGAGGCCGGCGTCGGCGGCTTCTTCATGCATGCCAGAAACGGACTGAAGACCGGTTATCTGGATGAAGATTGGTTCGACTGCGTCCGATTATGTATCGAAGAAGCGGATCGGCTTGGCATGAAGGCATGGATTTACGACGAGAAAGGATGGCCGAGCGGCTTCGCCGGCGGCATTATACCTTCGCTGGGGCGCGAATATCGCGCAAAAGCGCTTGTGATGCTGCCGGAGCGGCGGGAGGACGACGAGATTTGCAGGCTGCTCGAAGTATATGAAGCGGACGGCGCCATACAATATTTATACGAATGGATTCAACCGCTGGGCGATGCGCGATTTGAAGGCGCTTCTTATGTGGACCTGCTCGATACGCGGGTGACCGAAGCGTTCATCGAGCGCACGCACCGGCATTACGAGGCGCGGTTCGGCTCGAGCTTCGGGCGAACCGTTCCGGGCGTTTTCAGCGACGAAGCCTGCGCCTTGCTGTGGCTCAATCCTGACGTACCGGCGCTGCCGTGGACGACAGGCCTGGATGCGCTTTTTTTCGAAAAATACGGTTACAGCCTGCTGCCTCGCTTGCATGCTCTTTTCTTACCGGAAGGCGACTACCGTAGTGTCCGGTACGATTATTGGTCGCTCGTCGTGGAGCTGTTCGCGGAGCGCTTCAGCAAAGTGCTGTACGACTGGTGCGACAGCCGCGGCCTTCTGTACACCGGCCACCTCATGGCCGAGGACAGGCTGGTCTACCAAATGGAATGGGTCGGCGACGTTATGCGGCAATACGAGTATATGCATATTCCCGGCATGGACCATCTGGGCCGTTACTTCCAGGTGAGCCGTCCGGAGCAACAAGTACAGCCCTACACGACGGTCTTGTCTGCGAAGCAGGTGACGAGCGTCGCGAACCAGCTTGGCAGAGAGCGGGCGCTGTCCGAGCTATTTGCCTGCGCCGGCCAAGGCTTCGAATTGAGCAGGCAAAAATGGATGACGGACTGGCATCTGATCCACGGTATCAACCTCTTTAGTCCGCATCTGCTCCCTTATTCGATGGAAGGCGAGGGGAAGCGCGACTATCCCCCGACACTCGGCCCGCAGCAGCCCTGGTGGGGAGACTATCGCTTGCTGACTGACTACCAGGCGAGAATGAGCTATGCGCTCACGCGCGGGAAGCGAATCGCGCCGGTGCTCGTCATTCATCCGATCGAATCGGCATTCGAGTTGTATTCGCCGCTCGATCATTCTTTAGTGCCCGAGTTGAACGCGGCTTTGGAGAAACTGTCGCTGCAGCTTCTGGACGCCCATCTAAATTTCGACTACGGCAACGAACATCTGCTTGATAAATACGGCTCGGTGTCCGGGGAGGGACTGCGCATCAAGGAAGCCGTTTATCAGGCGGTTATAATTCCAGCGTGCACGCGCCTGCGAAAATCGACGGTTCGGCTGCTGGAGCAGCTCGCCGAACGTGGTTTCCCGATTTTTTGCGAAGATGGGACAGATACGCGCATTCCACAGGGCCCCGGTGACGATGGGGTGCCTGAATCATCGATGCTTCCCGAGCAACTCAGGCAGCTTCCGCTGCTGCCGTTCTCGATCGATCGATTAAGCACGCAAGTGCCGCAGTCGATTGTCGTGGAAGGTGAGGATGGCGGAACCATCTGGCTTCATGAGCGCGAGACGGGCTCGCAGCGGCTTTATTTTCTGGCCAACATGTCTGAAAAGAAGCGTATACGCGTTGAGCTTAAGATTGCGTTTGCCGCGAATTTATTCGAATGGAACGCGGAGACGGGCGAAGTTCTTCCGATCCCGGCCCGCACCGAAGGGAACCGAACGGAGGTCGAATGGATTTTCGAACCGCGCGGCACGCTGCTGCTCGGCGCCACTCCACAAGCCGGCGAAGAGGGTGTGGCCGGATACCCGAATAATAGCGCGGAAGAACGCTTTACGATTCCCCTGGATTCCGCACCAGTTCCGCTGCAGCCGAACGTGCTGTTATTGGACCGATTTTCTCGCTACGAAGAGAATGCAGCGCTGTGGTCCGCGCCGCTCCCGTTGGCGGAATGGATTCATGCCGGATCTGCCGGCGACCCAGATACGCGGTTTCTCGCCGAAGTTCAACTCGGCGAAGCCATGCCCGAGCTGCAACTGCAGCTCGTCGTCGAGCGCCATCAGGCTCTGGAAGTCCGATGGAACGGCTGTCCGCTCATTACAGACGGTTCCACCTGGATTGATCCGGATTGGCTCTGCTATCAGGTTCCGTCTGGCCTGATGAGAAAAGGCAGCAACGAAGTAGAGGCACGCCTTGGCGTTCGAGATGGTGCCGGGCATATGGAAAACATGTATGTGATCGGCGATTTTTCCGTCTTGTTAACGGATGGAAAAGTTCCGATCCTTCAGCGAGCGCAGGGTACGATAAAGGATCCGACAGGCGATGTGAGCGAACAAGGTTATCCGTTCTATGCCGGAAGCATGGCATTCGGCTTCTCATTGGACGAAATGGAACGTCACCGGGGGCAGGAGAGACCGCCGGGAAAATGGCTGCTTCGGTTAACCAGGCCGCAAGCCGGCTCGATTCGATTATATGTGAACGGTATCCTTAACGGTGCGCGAGCTTGGGAGCCTTGGGAATGGGATATTACGGAGCACTGGACAGGCCAAGACTGCCGTTTCGAATTTAAAATCATGGGCTCGCTGCGCAATCTGATCGGTCCGCATCATCTCGCGGACGACGAAGCCATTAACTTTTTGACGCCGTCCCATTTCTTCGACCGATCCGGATGGACGGACCGCTACGTGCTGAAGCCGCTGGCGATCGGCGAACTGGAGCTCGTCTACAGGGAGATTAGCCAATGCCAATGA